The Flavobacteriales bacterium DNA segment ACTACAATTGTTTTAGCAACAACCCTCAACGCCCAAAGCCTTTTCGAAATGGATAATATAGCCACTATAGAAATCTATTTTCCCCAAGACAATTGGAATCAGTTGATGATTGATAATTATGATACAGAAGAATATCTAATAGCAGATTCAGTAATTTTTAATGGCTCTATGAAAGATAGTGTAGGGGTTAAGTATAAAGGTAATAGTACCTTTTCAGAAAGTAACGATAAAAACCCACTAAACATTTCTATTGATTATATCAAGTCCAATCAAGACTATCAAGGTCATGAAACAATTAAACTTTCTAGCGGACAAAAAGACCCTTCATTTTTAAGAGAAGCCTTATCTTATGAAATAGCTAGAAAATACATGCAAGCACCACGTTCTAACTATTCTAAAGTGTATATCAACGGTTCATATCATGGTTTGTATACCAATTCAGAATCTATAAATTCCGATTTTCAAAACAATTACCTTTATTCTGATAAAAATAATACCCGCATAAAATGTAACCCTCAAAATGTAAATAATGGAGGTTCATCTTTAGAGTATTTAGGTGCAGACTCTGCTTCTTATTACGACTTTTACGAAATGAAATCTGATGCAAGTTGGCAAGATCTTATTGACTTAACCAATGCCATTCAGAATTCAGTCAATACCATTGAAAATAGTTTTGATATAGATAGAGCTATTTGGATGTCGGCGTTTAACAATGTTCTTGTAAATCTTGATAGTTATAGCGGTCCTTTTCGTCAAAACTATTACCTCATAAAAGATGATAATAATAGAATGAATACTATAATTTGGGACTTAAACGAGTGTCTAGGTGGCTTTAAAATGGTCAATCAAGGACCGGGAGGGGGTGGCCAAACCGATCTTACTCAGCTTGATCCAATGCTAAGAGAAGGAGATGATAATTGGCCGTTATTGAATTTAATTTTTAGCAATTCAACCTATAGAAAAATGTATGTTGCTCACATGCGTACCATACTTAACGAAAACTTCGCCAACGGTTGGTATGCTGAAAGAGGCCTCGAATTGCAAAACCTAATAAAAGCAGATGTACAAGCCGACCCCAATACGTCTTATAATTACGATGATTTTATTGCTAACCTCAACAATGACGTAGACGTAGGCGGTGGAGGCCCAGGTGGAGGAATTGTGAATGGTATAACTAATCTGATGAACTCTCGTTCAGAGTTTTTATCTACACATAATGAGCTAACCAAAACGCCGCCAACAATTAGTACCATAAGTACAACACCTAGCGTAGTACCCAGTTATTCTACAGCAAACTTAATTGTCAATGTAGAGGATGCCTCTTACGTATTTCTAGCTTATCGTTTCAGACCACAAGATAGATTTGTAAAAGTACAAATGTTAGATGATGGCAATCACAATGATGGAGCAGCCAATGACGGCACATATGGTGTATCTGTTGATGTGGAAGCTTTAGATATGCAGTATTATATCTATGCTGAAAATAGCGAAGCAGGGATTTTCTCTCCAGAAAGGGCAGAGCACGAATACCACAACCTTCCAATTGTAGGAAGCCTTGTTATCAATGAGTTTATGGCATCTAATGTATCATCAGTTCAAGATACATCTTCGGGTTTCGTGCAATATGACGATTGGGTAGAACTTTATAACGGCGGTGATATAGCTATTAATTTAGGAGGCTATCATTTATCAGATAATGAAAACGTTTTAGACAAATGGACTTTCCCAGATGTAGAAATACAAGCCGATGATTATTTAATTGTATGGCTAGACAAAGACGATGCCGCTAGTAGTGGCATACATACCAGCTTTCAGTTAGCTGCCGATGGCGAAGAACTTTTTCTATCAACAGCCAACAATTTTATAATAGACGCTTTATTTTACAATTCTTTACCTTCAGATTTAGGGTATGCCAGAGTGCCCAATGGTAAAGGCCCTTTTGTTGTACAAACTCATACCTTTAACGCCAACAACGGTTTAGGAACATCAATAGTAGAAAACGTTAATAGTCAATTACACTTATATCCCAACCCCACCAGTGATAATCTAACTATTCAAATTCCATTTGCACAGCGTATAAAAGCCTACGACCTTTTAGGAAAAGAACATCTAAACCTTAGTAATATTCAAGGAAGTGCTAACGTTAATGTATCTTCTTGGCCAAAGGGCATTTATATATTTCTAATTGATAACGAAAGTCGAAAAATAACTATTCAATAAGATGAAAAAACTTTTACTAATAACAGCTATTGCAAGTGTCTTTATAGCTTGTCAAAAAGAAGCCGGAAAAGGAGGGACATCTTCCATTACTGGCAAAGTCATTACCTACGAACTTAGTCATTTTGATGTTCCTGGAACCAATCAGCGTGTAGATACGCTAGGATATTATTATCACGCAGATGAAGAAGTATATATTATTTATGGTGATGAGGACAATTATTATGACGATAGTTACAAAACGTCATTTGATGGGTCTTTCCGATTTGAAAATTTAAGAAAAGGAACATATACAGTATTTATTTATTCGGATTGTGAGTCCGATACGACAGGCTTGGCTGTTATCAATCAAAGCAATCCTATTTATGCTCAACAGTTAGCAAATACCATTTGGAAAAGCGATTGTGTTGATGGAGAAGTTGCCGTAAAAATGGACATAGAAATAACTGAAAATAACGAACACTATAATTTAGGCGATTTAACGCGATTTAAGATTGAAAGCAATCAATAACATACTATCTTCTTTCGAGCCCATTTCACTCAACCAAATGGATGAGGTCAAGCTAATGAATCGAACGGATACTAAATTTGTATTCGAATACAGTTTATTGGAAAAGGTCATGCAAGAAATTAAAGCCCATTACTATGTGCTTGATATAGATGGTGTTCGCCTAAATGCTTACCGTTCCTTATATTTTGATACTGAAGACTTCAAGTTTTATTTTGAACACCACAACGGTAAAAAAAACAGAAATAAAGTTCGTTATAGAGAATACATAGACTCTGGACTATGTTTTTTAGAAGTAAAGAAAAAAAACAACAAGGGTAAGACAATTAAGAAACGTATCAAAGTCGCTAAAATACTAGATAGCTTGACAGAGGAAGGCAATCGTTTCGTTCATCAAATAATGGGTAGAGACGATGCATTAGTACCTAAGCATTGGAATAAATTCAGTCGCATAACCTTAGTCAACAAGCGTATCAAGGAAAGACTAACCATAGATGTAGACATTACTTTTGAGGCAGAGGAAAGACATAGCGAATTAGACAATATGGTTATTGCTGAGGTTAAGCAAGAAAAAGTAAACTACGCTTCAACTTTTATGCGTGTTATTAAAAAGCACGGAGTAAGACCATTTAGAATTAGTAAATACTGTATGGCAACGGCCAGTCTTTTTCCTATTTTAAAAAATAATAACTTTAAACCCAAATTCTTAAAAATAAATAAACTTCAAGATGATTAACGACTTACTATTTATACTGGCAGATGTTGAGATTTTCGGCTCTGATTTTTTTGATAAAAATGACTTTATTGAGTTATTGGTACGTTCAGTCTTTAACTTTTTAATCGTTGGATATATCGTTAGATACCTATACTATCCTGTTACCAAAAACAAAGATTACCTTTTTACCTATCTACTTATCAGTGTAACGGTTTTCTTCCTTTGTTTTTTACTAGAAAACGTTAAGCTAGAGCTAGGATTTGCTCTTGGTCTTTTCGCCATTTTTGGTATTATTCGCTACCGTACCGATGCCATACCGATAAAAGAAATGACCTACTTATTCATTGTCATAGGCATTTCAGTTATGAATGCTTTAGTAAACAAAAAAATTAGCCACGCTGAGGTACTTTTTACCAACGTGATGTTCATTACTATAACCTATGCTTTAGAGAAAGTATGGCTGTTAAAACATGAATCTAGAAAAAACATAACCTTTGAGAAGATTGAACTTATTCTACCTGAAAGAAAAGAAGAGTTAATGGCGGACTTGAAAGAAAGAACAGGGCTTAATATTACACGAGTAGAAATTCGTAATGTTGACTTTTTAAGAGATACGGCTAATCTAAGAATATTCTATTTTGAAGATGAACAAAAGTAATTTCATACTGTTTTTGTTTTGCCCCTTTTTGCTTATTGCACAAGAACAAGACTTTCAGCTATGGTCTAAAATAGGTGCTTCTTATGACTTGAATAAGGATTTGAGTGTTTCTTTTGATCAAGGCTTTCGAGCTAGAGAAAACGCCTCTTTACCTGATGTCACCTTTAGCAATTTATCCTTAAAATATGACCTTGTTAAAAAATGGTCTATAGCCATTGGCTATCGTTATATTACTGATTTTGATTTGTCT contains these protein-coding regions:
- a CDS encoding CotH kinase family protein produces the protein MKSILIIFTTIVLATTLNAQSLFEMDNIATIEIYFPQDNWNQLMIDNYDTEEYLIADSVIFNGSMKDSVGVKYKGNSTFSESNDKNPLNISIDYIKSNQDYQGHETIKLSSGQKDPSFLREALSYEIARKYMQAPRSNYSKVYINGSYHGLYTNSESINSDFQNNYLYSDKNNTRIKCNPQNVNNGGSSLEYLGADSASYYDFYEMKSDASWQDLIDLTNAIQNSVNTIENSFDIDRAIWMSAFNNVLVNLDSYSGPFRQNYYLIKDDNNRMNTIIWDLNECLGGFKMVNQGPGGGGQTDLTQLDPMLREGDDNWPLLNLIFSNSTYRKMYVAHMRTILNENFANGWYAERGLELQNLIKADVQADPNTSYNYDDFIANLNNDVDVGGGGPGGGIVNGITNLMNSRSEFLSTHNELTKTPPTISTISTTPSVVPSYSTANLIVNVEDASYVFLAYRFRPQDRFVKVQMLDDGNHNDGAANDGTYGVSVDVEALDMQYYIYAENSEAGIFSPERAEHEYHNLPIVGSLVINEFMASNVSSVQDTSSGFVQYDDWVELYNGGDIAINLGGYHLSDNENVLDKWTFPDVEIQADDYLIVWLDKDDAASSGIHTSFQLAADGEELFLSTANNFIIDALFYNSLPSDLGYARVPNGKGPFVVQTHTFNANNGLGTSIVENVNSQLHLYPNPTSDNLTIQIPFAQRIKAYDLLGKEHLNLSNIQGSANVNVSSWPKGIYIFLIDNESRKITIQ
- a CDS encoding DUF4956 domain-containing protein; the protein is MINDLLFILADVEIFGSDFFDKNDFIELLVRSVFNFLIVGYIVRYLYYPVTKNKDYLFTYLLISVTVFFLCFLLENVKLELGFALGLFAIFGIIRYRTDAIPIKEMTYLFIVIGISVMNALVNKKISHAEVLFTNVMFITITYALEKVWLLKHESRKNITFEKIELILPERKEELMADLKERTGLNITRVEIRNVDFLRDTANLRIFYFEDEQK
- a CDS encoding polyphosphate polymerase domain-containing protein; its protein translation is MKAINNILSSFEPISLNQMDEVKLMNRTDTKFVFEYSLLEKVMQEIKAHYYVLDIDGVRLNAYRSLYFDTEDFKFYFEHHNGKKNRNKVRYREYIDSGLCFLEVKKKNNKGKTIKKRIKVAKILDSLTEEGNRFVHQIMGRDDALVPKHWNKFSRITLVNKRIKERLTIDVDITFEAEERHSELDNMVIAEVKQEKVNYASTFMRVIKKHGVRPFRISKYCMATASLFPILKNNNFKPKFLKINKLQDD